The genomic segment CATATCTATGTTCCCTAAACTGATTTTCATGATATTTAAGATATGAAAACAACACAGATACCTCCAAACAGATAAGTCAATAAAGGAAAGTGAGAATGCATAACAATACTACTCAGTTATTAGCTAAGATAAAATGTGATATTGTTGGAACTGAAGTTTGTTCTGTTACGTAGAGTAAAccagaaagacaaatactagaGAGATGCTATATGTGAGGCAGCTAAAGCAACAAAGCCTAGAGCTAGACAAGGGGTTCCTTAATATATCTCCCTGCTGCTTATTTtgcagaaaaacaaatataatcaaTTCCAATCACTTTGAATTGTACCTAAAGTTACTAGTGCCACTTCCCAATTAGTTCAATATCCCTTTAGGGACACTAATACCCACTCTGggttttttaggattttttttttttttggtttgggggccataccaggcagtactcttagctctgcattcaggaatcactctgggcagtgGTCAGGGTAttaatgggatgccgaggatcaaacccagtttggctatatgcaaaggcaagtgccctccctgctatgctatcacttggccccagTATTGTCCACTTTGGAAAAGGCTTGAGTACACAATAgtcaatggtggaggaaagttggcACTGGTGATTGGATTGGTGCTTGAGCATTTTATGCCTGAAGAAGTCTATTctaaatagctttgtaaatcatgtgcttcgattaaaaaaatttttagatgaACATCAGCCAGGATGCCATGAAAGACTTCTCTTGAACTACACCTTAAGTAACAAGTAAGATTTTTGACTAGGACAAAAACATTTTGAATGAGAGATAGAAATGTAACACAAAATACTTGAGTTGTTATTGTTAAATGTGTACAAACTAAGCAATTAATACATGATCTATGTCATGCTTCTCGCCCATTTCTTCACCTACGGGTGAGTCTATGCCCATATGTTCAATTATtgagtgatttaataaaaaatatttattaagatgtGTTCGCTGTCGGGCTCTATGTTAATTACTAAATGGTTTGGAAAAAAAAGGGCCAAGTTTACAAAACAGGATTTTATTCAAGAATAACTCACTTTCATGCCTAGAAATCGAtgggcttatttttcttttttgttgttttgctttgtttggctGTTGCCacagctagcagtgctcaagtcttaatcctggctctgtactcagggataactcttggtgaGGTACTGGGGGTTGCTTAGGACATGGCATCCAAGTAttttctctccaggcccttagaTGATAGTTCTTATCTTTAAGGATTGTTGTGGTAATCTTTTCTTTACAAAATCACCTACACTGAATTTTACCATAGTAAGAGCAATAAAGCCATAACATTATGGAATTTAATAGACTTAATCCTCCTTCCTGTACAAACACAGATATGACAGgtaaattgtgtttttaaatttttatactataaaatcaattcattttatttttgttcttgatgGGATGGGACTATGTCCAACACTATTCAGTGCTTACTTGTGGCTGTGTTAAATaatcattccttgtggtgctcaggggaccatatttgccatcaaaaatcaaacccacatctgccacatgcaaagagaGAAGATtgactgctgtattatttcttcaggtAATTTAACTTATTGAATTTTGAGAACTATTTTAATATCTTAAGTGCAAGTCTTTTGTGAGctatgttgttttatttctctcactctaaCATGTCTTTTAATATTCTTAGCTGTGCCTTTTGATGAGCAAACTTTTTTTAATGTTGATAAAGtatgtgtagtttttttttacagttttcttttagAGGACCTGACTTTTGTTATTTATCAGAGTTATGAATCCTGAATCCTAACCACTAAGCCACTAGAAAAGgccaaactttatttatttgttaaaaaaatatgttttcctgAAAGCCACagagttttttctcttttatcttataattttatagttttgaatATAACTTTAGGTtttgattcattttaaaatatcttttatggaAGTAATTAGTTTAGTATTTAGTTTTAAACATATAGATGTTCAAGATTTCAGCTGCTACTTTATGAAAGATGCTTTTTCTTCATTAGACTAtacctttatcaaaaatcaatTTGCTATGTGTGCACAGGTTAATTTGTATACTTTTTACTCTGTTCCATTGATTAATGTGTCTTTACTTTCACCACTGCCAAACTACACTGTCTTGGCTAGTAAGGAATTGTAATAAATAAAGTCAGAGTGACCTACacattcattaatttaaaaaaacattatagaTATTCTAGTTTGTCAGACTTTTATGTTTTCCTTACAAACTTTAGTCATTTTTCATGTCTGAAACACTTTTTTGCAATTCTGATGGAAATTATAATTACAGTTGAAACTGGGAAAAACCGACACTTTTATTATGCTTGTACtactaataaataagaaaagaatatctCATTTCAGGTCGCGGTGTCGCCTTGGCTCAGATCCCCGTTTGCTTTGGGTCGCGACCCGGGCTTGGCTCTTCACCATGGTCCAGCTGACGCCTGCCCTCTGCAAGGCCTACCGCGGAGGCCACCTCACCATCCGCCTGTCACTGGGAGGCTGCACCAACCGGCCCTTCTACCGCATCGTGGCTGCGCACAACAAGTGCCCCCGTGAGGGCCGCTTCGTGGAGCAGCTGGGCTCCTACGACCCTCTGCCGAACAGCCACGGGGAGAAGCTGGTCGCCCTCAACTTGGAGCGGATACGACACTGGCTGGGCTGCGGGGCACACCTCTCCAAGCCCGTGGAGAAACTGCTGGGTCTTTCTGGTTTTTTCCCTTTGCATCCAATGATCATCACCAATGCAGAGAGACTGCGACGGAAACGGGCCCTTGAAGTCCTCAAAGCATCTCAGAAAACAGATACAGAAACTGAGGAAACAAAGGCAAGCTGATCTCAGTGGTACAGCAAAAATAAGGTCACTAAAAACCTTTGTGCAGAGctttgggactttttttttttttttccagatcaaaggagcaataaatcattgttttctaagttaaaaaaaaaaaaaaaaaaagaaaagaaaagaatatctcTTCATTTAATTATGAagagcatatttatttatttattttggtttgtgggtcacacccggcagtgctcaggggttactcctggctctatgctcagaaatcgcccctggcaggcacaggggaccatatgggacgctgggatttgaaccattgatcttctgcatgaaaggcaagtgacttaccttcatgctattgttccggcccctgaagagcatattttaaaaataaacattttgatgTAGCCAGGATGTgtaactttttttaaactttttttctttatttaaacatcttgattacaaatatgattgtgattagatttcagttgTGTAAAGAACAttccccattaccagtgcaacattcccaccaccaatgtcccaaatctccctccatcccaccccacccccatctgtactctacacaggctttccagttccctcattcatttacatggttatggtagttctcagtgtagttatttctatattgcactcatcaccctttgtggtgaacttcatggtgtgagctggaagttccagccctcctctcattgtccctgaggattgttgcaaaaatgacttttatttttcttaaaacccatagatgagtgagactattctgcgtctctccctctttccctctggcttatttcactcagcatgatagattccatgtacatccatgtatagaaaaatttcatgacttcatctctcctgacggctgcataatattccattgtgtatatgtaccacagtttctttagccatccatctgttgaagggcatcttggttgtttccagagtctggctattgtgaatagtgctgcaataaatgtaggtgtgaggaaggggtttttgtattgtattcttgtattcctagggtatatccctaggagtggaatagctgggtcaaatgggagctcaatttccagttcttggaggaatctccaaatcgccttccatagaagttggactagacagcattcccaccagcagtggataagagttcctttctctccacatccccaccagcactgattgttctcattctttgtgatgtgtgccaatctctgtggtgtgaggtggtatctcatagttgttttgattcgcatctccctgatgattagtgatgagcattgtttcatgtgccttttagccatttgtatttctttttttttatcaaagtgtctgttcatttcttctccccatattttgatattACAtggtttttttattgtaaagttctatcagtgccctgtatattttggatattagccccttatctgatgggtattgggtgaatagtttctcccacacggtgggtggctcttgtattcttggcaatatttcttttaagatgcagaagcttctcagcttaatgtattgccaactgtttatctctgcttccacttgcttggaaagtacagtttccttcttgaagatgcctttagtctcaatgtcatggaatgttttacctacatgttgttctatacactttatggtatcaggtctgatatcaaggtctttaatccattaggattttaccttcgtacatgatgttaactaggggtctatgtttgctttttttgcaagtggctaagcaGTTCTGCAAGCAacactttttgaagaggttttccctgctccacttgggatttcttgctcctttgtcaaaaattaggtgattggggaacattgtctgagaactcaagcctattccactgatctgaaggtctatctttattccaataccatgctgttttgataattattgctttgtagtacagtttaaagttgggaaaaagtAATggctcccattttccttttccctaggagtactttagctattcgagtttgtttatttttccaggtgAACTTCTtaggtgtttgatccacttctttgaaaaatgtcatggttatctttagagggatcacattaaatctgtacaatgctttgtggagtattgccattttaataatgttaattctgcaatctatgagcagagtatgtgtttccatttccatgtgtcctctcttatttcttggagcagggctttatagttttctttgtataggtccttcatgtctttggtcaagttgactccaagatatttgagtttgtgtggcactaatgagaatgggattgccttcttaacgtccatctcttccctatcattattggtgtataaaaaggccattgatttctgtgtgttaattctgtaacctgccaccttgctatatgagtctattgtttctagaaactttttggtagagtctttagagttttctaagtagagtatcatgtcatctgcaaacagtgagagcttgacttcttttcctacctggattccctcgatatctttttcttgcctgatagctatagcaagcacttctagtactatgttgaagaggagtggtgagagcggacagcctcgtcttataccagaatttagaggaaagtcttttagtttttctccattgagaataatatttgccattggcttgtgttagatggctttaactagatggAGAAAAgaccttccattcccatcttgctgagagttttgatcaagaatgggtgttggaccttatcaaatgctttctctgcatctattgatatgatcatgtgatttttattttccttgttgttgatgttgtgtatgatgttgatagatttactgatgttaaaccattcttgcattcctgggatgaaacctacttggtcgtagtgtatgatcttcttgatgatgcattgggtcctatttgccaggattttattgaagatctttgcatctgcattcatcagggatattgtctgtaattttctttattgtcagcatctgtctggtttaggtatcaaggtgatgttggcttcataaaagctgtttgggagtgttcacgatttttcaatttcatgaaagagcctggctaggattggtagtagctcctcttgaaaggtttgaaagaattcattagtaaatccatctggacctgggcttttcgttttaggcagatgtttgattacagtttcaatttcctcaatagtgatgggagtgtttaggtatgctacatcttccttactaACTGTGGAATgtataaatgtccaagaatttatccatttcttctaggttttcatgtttagtagcataaagtttctcaaagtagtttctgattaccctttttgtctctgcaatatctgtcacgatctcccccttttcatttctaatatgggttatcaggtttctctctctctctctttctttgtgcattttgccaatggtctatcaatcttgtttattttttcaaagaaccaacttctgctttcgttgatctttcggattgttttatgtgtttccacttcattgatttctgctttcagttttgttatttcgttctctctccctatttttggttttttttgttggtcattttctaactttataagttgcatcattaaattattcaggtattcctttattccttcctggtgtgtgcttgtaaagctataaatcttCCTCTcaagaccgcttttgctgtgccccatagattctggcagtttgtgtcttcattatcatttgtctccaggaaaattttgatttcctctttgattacctctcggacccactggttgttcagtagcaggctgtttaatttccaattgttaaagtttttcttctatgtccctttgtagttcacatctaatttcagagccttgtgatcagcaaaggtagcatgcaagatttctattcttttgattttatgaaggtatgttctatgtgccagcatgtagtctatcctggagatagacccatgtacattggagaagaatgtgtatccaagatTTTTGGGGTGGATTGTccaatatatatctactagtcatctttcttccattactcttttcagggttagtatctttttgttgggtttcagtgtggttgacttatcaagtgttgacagggccgtgttgatgtctcccacaattattgtgttattattgatgtcttctttcagaattttcagtaattatattagctaatttgtcattgtaacgaggatgtgtcttgtggtgtttttctttgggtctcttttagctggtactcttcgggcatggaAGATTTGAtttcatgtagtctttaactctgggagtatctctttaatgatgtctttgacagttgattcttcctagggatCTTCTACCTGGGTCtatgtgactccaatgattcttatactgtttcttttgagtttatcaaagatttctattttcatctgttcacattccttgattactttttctattgtctgatcatttgtcttaaggttctgttccaatttcttctgctgtgttgagtttttctgcatctcatcttctagcacgccgattctgtccttagctgctgttaccctgctggagaggccaggccatccactgagtttttcagttgagctactctGTTTtatagatctgttatttcagtttggagttttctgattttagtCTTTGCGTTCTATTCAGatcgatttatgctttctttgagttctacaaacatcttccatatatctattctaaactccttatccgagaggttaatcagatgtttggaattttttaggtcatccgagctatcatctttattctctgtgcatggtgtttgcctgtgaggtttccccattgtcacgcttgtagtgtgattttttttttttttttttttgcattttgtggtggggttcattggttagaaagagcacacagccacAAAGTGAGGCAGcgtggccgtgctcttctggagcctctgggagagctatttttctaggCCCTTTCGGCCCAgacccaagaggttcaggagactagacagtggaaaaacatgcacaggcaacactcacagtttctcacagttgggaaccactgggcaggtgtagattttcccagcctgatgtcataAACAGGAGACCTGCCTTTCTGTAGAATACTGCGggtagctggttttcatggtcagacacagttccttagcattccagcccttggatgagcctttgggagaactatttttctgggtcctttttggcccactcccaagaggttcaggagacaggacagtggaaaaacacacaggcaacactcacagtttctcacagtcgggaacccaGGATGTGCATCTTGcacatattttacaaaatagtATACAATCCTGAAGTTATTTTAATGtatcatatttaaaattcaaCACCCATATATTGATTAGTAAAATACTGCATACTTATTTTGATCCCTAAACAGGATAAAATCAATTATCTCATAGTGTCTTTGTGGgtcagtcatttttttttggggggggtttttgggccacacccggtaacgctcaggggttactcctggctatgtgctcagaagttgctcctggcttgggggaccatatgggacaccgggggattgaaccgcggtccgtccaaggctagcgcaggcaaggcaggcaccttaccttcagcgccaccacccagcctgGGTCAGTCATTTTACACAGATATGTTGTGTATTAATAAAACAGGTGTTTCTGCCATTTCTCTCACATGGAATACAATACCTATGTCATGtaaactttcattttttcttgttttattgcaTTTACAAAGATTTCAAATGTAACGTTAAATGGGGTGCTGAGAGATGACTCTTGTCTTTGTTCCAGCAATAAAGGAAAATCACTCATCCCTTTACAATTTAAATGTGAGATTAGATATAAATTTTtgtagatgcttttttttttttggacatttttaaagttactacatgctgagataaaaataaactagaaaccAAACAGGATTACCTCAACAAAGAATTAATGCTggtaatatataaagaatttacaCCGAAATTTGATTaaagtaaaaatgtatatatgtggCACTCAATAAACATTTGAAAGGTGTTCAATATCATTAATTCAAATAAAGCAAAGTTTCATGTGATGGTTAAATTTTGACACTTGAAAGctctttataattaaatttttataaagatcgCTTATTAAGAAAGTTCTCTCAAAATTCAAGGGATGTTTTGATGTTCCATACTTTGGAGAGACAATGTggtcaaaatttatattttaattatatatcattGATTTTAATAAGTAATATTCATGAAACATCATTACCTCACACTCTAAAATTTATGACTTTTCATAATTTAACATATTTCATGACtcagacaaaaataaagtttcaaagtATACATGAAGTTAAAATAAGTGAAcggtaagattttttttctctgtacacTGCTTTACAGAGAAAAAATGTACAAGAAAGCTGCCAACTGTAATTGTGTAGAGCCAAGATTCCAGTTTCTATCTGATTATTTATCAAGCATTTTCTTTGTTTAGCTCTGAGTCATGAAAGACAAATAATTCACAACACAAAGACTTtactaaaaagtatttttaggTGTAAATGACTTAATTCAGCTTCACTTTTATTACTGATATTCTTCTTAAAAAGACAttctttttctattcatttaATGTCCAAATAAACAAGCATTAGTTATTATGCTTTCTACTGGCTATTGAtactaatttgaaataaaatagcaaaaaatgtataattatattcctaaagataaaaaaatttaacctggGGTTATCAAGTAATAGCAATTATGTGAAGTAAGTTCTTTTATACTCTTATAAATGAAACTACTAATTACTAATATAATTTATTCAATGTTTCAACCATTCATGAACAGAATTTAACATACAGAGAGTCAAAGGGCAAAAGCAATATCTGGGTATATCTGAATCCCTACTCAAAACCTGCTTCTTAAGAAGGTACCAGAGtttagggaggaaaaagaaagaaaaaaatcaagtcaggaaggaggaaaaagaaaagacagttctAGGAGAACAGTTGCTGGGGCTTTGGTTATACTGGTGATATGACAGTGGTACAGTCATGAATCCAAAGAACAGATTCATAACATTGAAAACATAGAGATCTAAGCTGTAACCACCAAACTCTATAATGTCCCTGTCAAAAAGGTAGGAAAAAGTTGGGGGTGGAAGATGGGGATGATGGAGTTTGGAAaccctggtgatgggagttgCCACTAGTAATGGTATCGATGTTGAAATATCAACATcattggtgttgaaatactatatgccaggggtggcgaacaggatttttaccctcactcataATGGCAAAaagcaatatgtgtttaatatattattgttaaaattatatgcttttgtgtgagtgtttgtttgttttggcaggtcacttcatggtgtggctctctgactctcgcagtttaaaattttggctctttgtgtcgaatatgttcgccacccctgctatatgcctaaaactcaactatcaataacttggtaaatcacagttctttaaataaaaagctttttaaaaatagtgagtGAGTGATTTTTCTCAAGGAAAACCAAGAACACAAATAGCTTCCAGTACGAATACCTCATCTTTTAAATTTGGGATCTTAATGTGCTGGTTCCTATGGTTGACTTTCAGAACTTAGTTAAGCAGTTGTTAAAATTTTGGTTCTTGAAAGGAGCATTGGTGAAACATTTACATCCTAATCATTAACAAATGACAGGCCTTTTACATTTTCTTGAAAGCAAGTTTTAACAACATACCACTTGTGGATATCAAAGTAACAGGAGTTTTATGGTGAAGCATAGATGAATTAGATTTGTGTAGGTGAATGTAGCATAGTTATGTAAAAATGATTACCCAAAACTTTTATAATGTTACAAAccaatgttacttcaataaaaaattgattttaggggccggagagatagcatggatgtaaggcgtttgcctgtca from the Suncus etruscus isolate mSunEtr1 chromosome 10, mSunEtr1.pri.cur, whole genome shotgun sequence genome contains:
- the LOC126020100 gene encoding 28S ribosomal protein S16, mitochondrial; translated protein: MVQLTPALCKAYRGGHLTIRLSLGGCTNRPFYRIVAAHNKCPREGRFVEQLGSYDPLPNSHGEKLVALNLERIRHWLGCGAHLSKPVEKLLGLSGFFPLHPMIITNAERLRRKRALEVLKASQKTDTETEETKAS